The following coding sequences are from one Geothrix sp. window:
- a CDS encoding trans-sulfuration enzyme family protein — protein MSEQFLDTNVPGNPAYHFTIQPPGREGNAGWIHRPGLVPDAGVATQCVHGGVQPDPAYGAVMPPLYLSSTFAFKDICTNAGYDYTRSGNPTRAVLEEAIALLEGGHGATCTSTGMSAILVALNLFEHGSHLISTVDCYGGTFRLLEHAKKAYGLEVTYLDLADLEAVKAAIQPNTRMIWIETPSNPLLRLTDIAAVAAIGHRQPNCLVAVDNTFLSPYLQRPFDLGADLVIHSTTKYLNGHSDVVGGIVVSAPGRLALTQQIQSVNNLLGTSQAPHDCFLVLRGLKTLPLRMRQHEATAQVLAEFLAAHPAVGKVHYPGLPGHPQHELAKRQQRGFGAMLSFELKEGGNERLNYVLRRFRWFTLAESLGGVESLVAHPASMTHASMTPEARRRAGISDDLIRLSIGLEDVRDLQADLAYALTFS, from the coding sequence GTGAGCGAGCAGTTCCTCGATACCAACGTGCCCGGCAACCCGGCCTACCACTTCACCATCCAGCCCCCCGGGCGGGAGGGCAATGCGGGCTGGATCCACCGGCCGGGCCTCGTGCCCGACGCGGGTGTGGCCACGCAGTGCGTCCATGGCGGCGTGCAGCCGGATCCCGCCTATGGTGCCGTGATGCCGCCCCTGTACCTCTCGTCCACCTTCGCCTTCAAGGACATCTGCACCAACGCGGGCTACGACTACACCCGCAGCGGCAACCCCACCCGCGCGGTCCTGGAGGAGGCCATCGCCCTGCTGGAGGGCGGCCACGGCGCCACCTGCACCAGCACCGGCATGAGCGCCATCCTGGTGGCCCTGAACCTGTTTGAGCACGGCAGCCACCTCATCAGCACCGTGGACTGCTACGGGGGCACCTTCCGCCTGCTGGAGCACGCCAAGAAGGCCTATGGCCTGGAGGTCACCTACCTGGACCTGGCGGACCTCGAGGCCGTGAAGGCCGCCATCCAGCCCAACACCCGCATGATCTGGATCGAGACGCCGTCGAACCCCCTGCTCCGCCTCACGGACATCGCCGCCGTGGCTGCCATCGGCCATCGCCAGCCGAACTGCCTCGTGGCCGTGGACAACACGTTCCTGTCCCCCTACCTGCAGCGGCCCTTCGACCTGGGCGCCGACCTGGTCATCCACTCCACCACGAAGTACCTCAACGGCCACAGCGACGTGGTGGGCGGCATCGTCGTCTCAGCCCCCGGCCGGCTCGCCCTCACCCAGCAGATCCAGAGCGTGAACAACCTGCTGGGCACCTCGCAGGCGCCGCACGACTGCTTCCTGGTGCTGCGCGGCCTGAAGACCCTGCCCCTGCGCATGCGCCAGCACGAGGCCACCGCCCAGGTACTGGCGGAGTTCCTCGCGGCCCATCCCGCCGTGGGCAAGGTCCACTACCCGGGCCTGCCCGGCCACCCGCAGCATGAGCTGGCGAAACGCCAGCAACGCGGCTTCGGCGCCATGCTCAGCTTCGAGCTGAAGGAGGGCGGCAACGAGCGCCTGAACTACGTGCTGCGGCGCTTCCGCTGGTTCACGCTGGCCGAGAGCCTGGGCGGCGTGGAGTCGCTGGTGGCCCACCCCGCCTCCATGACCCACGCCTCCATGACGCCCGAGGCCCGCCGGCGGGCGGGCATCAGCGATGACCTCATCCGGCTCTCCATCGGGCTCGAGGACGTCCGGGATCTGCAGGCCGACCTGGCGTACGCGCTGACCTTCTCCTGA
- the dapF gene encoding diaminopimelate epimerase: MSNTLRFSKFHVLGNDYLVVDPTRTAFEPAPPLIQALCDRRLGIGSDGLLLGPLEVPEHPGAFGLRIFNPDGSEAETSGDGLRIFARYLFEAGHAHGTECQIHTLGGLSAARFLAPDGSLVQVDMGVPSFKAGDIPFTGISSQLEVLETPLFLPTGPVTITALSLGNPHCVVFPGEVSQANACRLGPRIERHPEFPERVNVLLVEVVDRRRIRIEIWERGAGYTPASGSSCAAAAACRRLNLVEDRVTVQMPGGTLDIEFAPEGHILMSGPVQPVFEGQLHGDWKA; the protein is encoded by the coding sequence ATGTCGAACACGCTCCGCTTCTCCAAATTCCACGTGCTCGGAAACGACTACCTCGTGGTGGATCCGACCCGGACCGCCTTCGAGCCGGCGCCCCCGCTCATCCAGGCGCTCTGCGATCGCCGGCTGGGCATCGGCTCCGATGGGCTCCTGCTGGGTCCGCTGGAGGTGCCGGAGCATCCGGGCGCCTTCGGGCTGCGCATCTTCAACCCGGACGGCAGTGAGGCGGAGACCAGCGGCGACGGCCTCCGCATCTTCGCCCGCTACCTGTTCGAGGCGGGCCACGCGCATGGCACCGAGTGCCAGATCCACACCCTGGGTGGCCTCTCCGCTGCGCGCTTCCTGGCGCCGGATGGCAGCCTCGTCCAGGTGGATATGGGCGTACCCAGCTTCAAGGCGGGCGACATTCCGTTCACGGGCATCTCCTCCCAGCTCGAAGTCCTGGAAACCCCGCTCTTCCTCCCCACGGGCCCAGTCACCATCACGGCCCTCAGCCTGGGCAACCCCCACTGCGTGGTCTTCCCGGGCGAGGTCTCCCAGGCCAATGCCTGCCGCCTGGGGCCCAGGATCGAGCGACACCCGGAGTTCCCCGAGCGGGTGAACGTCCTGCTGGTGGAGGTGGTCGACCGCAGGCGCATCCGCATCGAGATCTGGGAGCGGGGCGCCGGCTACACGCCCGCCTCGGGCAGCAGCTGCGCCGCCGCCGCCGCCTGCCGGCGCCTGAACCTGGTGGAGGATCGCGTCACGGTCCAGATGCCCGGCGGCACCCTCGACATCGAGTTCGCACCCGAGGGCCACATCCTCATGTCCGGCCCCGTGCAGCCCGTCTTCGAGGGGCAGCTGCACGGTGACTGGAAGGCCTGA
- a CDS encoding DJ-1/PfpI family protein — MAAKKILMLVGDFGEDYEIMVPFQALLAVGHTVHAVCPDKKAGDSVATAIHDFEGHQTYSEKPGHRFTLNTSFADVKPEAYDALVIPGGRAPEYLRLNPKVLDLVRHFFTAKKPVAAICHGAQLLAAAGVLEGRTCSAYPACRAEVEVAKGKYAEIAIDGAVTDGNLVTAPAWPAHPAWLAQFLQVLGTRITL, encoded by the coding sequence ATGGCCGCGAAGAAGATCCTCATGCTCGTCGGTGACTTCGGCGAGGACTACGAGATCATGGTGCCCTTCCAGGCCCTGCTGGCCGTGGGGCACACCGTGCATGCAGTCTGCCCCGACAAGAAGGCCGGCGACTCCGTGGCCACGGCCATCCACGACTTCGAGGGTCACCAGACCTACTCGGAGAAACCGGGCCACCGGTTCACCCTCAACACCAGCTTCGCGGATGTGAAGCCTGAAGCCTATGACGCCCTGGTGATCCCCGGCGGCCGGGCTCCCGAGTACCTGCGGCTCAACCCGAAGGTGCTGGACCTCGTGCGGCACTTCTTCACGGCCAAGAAGCCGGTGGCGGCCATCTGCCATGGCGCCCAGCTGCTGGCCGCAGCCGGCGTGCTGGAGGGGCGCACCTGCTCCGCCTATCCCGCCTGCCGGGCCGAGGTGGAGGTGGCCAAGGGGAAGTATGCCGAGATCGCCATCGACGGCGCCGTCACCGACGGGAACCTGGTCACCGCCCCCGCCTGGCCCGCGCACCCGGCCTGGCTCGCCCAGTTCCTCCAGGTGCTCGGAACCCGCATCACCCTGTGA
- the thiC gene encoding phosphomethylpyrimidine synthase ThiC: MQSNSTPVPMDGTALAACLIPFPASTKLHVAGSRPGVQVPFRQIQLHPTRDFKDQLTENEPVVLYDTSGPYTDPSVTIDVAKGLKPLRQDWILGRGDVEELPGATSLYRKLRERDKDLDAIRFHADRKPLRAKAGRNVSQMHYAKQGIVTPEMEFIAIRENLGRDAAGLKSRITPEFVRDEVARGRAIIPANINHPETEPMVIGRNFLVKINANIGNSAVASSIEEEVEKMAWSIRWGADTVMDLSTGKNIHETREWILRNSPVPIGTVPIYQALEKVNGKAEDLTWEIFRDTLIEQAEQGVDYFTIHAGVRLRYIPLTAKRVTGIVSRGGSILAKWCLAHHQENFLYTHFEDICEIMKAYDVAFSLGDGLRPGSTADANDEAQFGELETLGELTKIAWKHDVQVMIEGPGHVPMHLIQENMTKQLEVCDEAPFYTLGPLTTDIAPGYDHITSAIGAAMIGWYGCAMLCYVTPKEHLGLPNKKDVKDGVIAYKIAAHAADLAKGHPGARIWDDAMSKARFEFRWEDQFNLALDPDTAREFHDETLPAEGAKSAHFCSMCGPHFCSMKISDDVRQYAESHGYNEEEALQKGMEEMAETFVQKGAEVYLQA, encoded by the coding sequence ATGCAGTCGAATTCCACTCCGGTGCCCATGGATGGAACGGCCCTGGCCGCCTGTCTGATCCCCTTCCCGGCCTCCACGAAGCTCCACGTGGCCGGGTCCCGGCCCGGCGTGCAGGTCCCCTTCCGCCAGATCCAGCTGCACCCCACCCGGGATTTCAAGGACCAGCTCACCGAGAACGAGCCGGTGGTGCTCTATGACACCTCGGGCCCCTACACGGATCCCAGCGTCACCATCGACGTGGCCAAGGGGCTGAAGCCGCTGCGGCAGGACTGGATCCTGGGCCGCGGGGACGTGGAGGAGCTGCCGGGAGCCACCAGCCTCTACCGCAAGCTGCGGGAACGGGACAAGGACCTCGACGCCATCCGCTTCCACGCCGACCGCAAGCCCCTGCGGGCCAAGGCCGGCCGGAACGTCAGCCAGATGCACTACGCCAAGCAGGGCATCGTCACCCCCGAGATGGAGTTCATCGCCATCCGCGAGAACCTGGGCCGCGACGCCGCCGGCCTGAAGAGCCGCATTACGCCCGAATTCGTGCGGGACGAAGTGGCCCGGGGCCGCGCCATCATCCCCGCCAACATCAACCACCCGGAGACCGAGCCGATGGTCATCGGCCGGAACTTCCTGGTGAAGATCAACGCCAACATCGGCAACTCCGCCGTGGCCTCCAGCATCGAGGAAGAAGTCGAAAAGATGGCCTGGTCCATCCGCTGGGGCGCCGACACGGTGATGGACCTCAGCACCGGCAAGAACATCCACGAGACCCGCGAGTGGATCCTGCGCAACAGCCCCGTGCCCATTGGCACCGTGCCCATCTACCAGGCCCTGGAGAAGGTCAACGGCAAGGCCGAGGACCTGACCTGGGAGATCTTCCGCGACACGCTCATCGAGCAGGCCGAGCAGGGCGTGGACTACTTCACCATCCACGCCGGCGTGCGGCTGCGCTACATCCCGCTGACCGCCAAGCGCGTCACCGGCATCGTGAGCCGCGGCGGCTCCATCCTCGCCAAGTGGTGCCTGGCGCATCACCAGGAGAACTTCCTCTACACGCACTTCGAGGACATCTGCGAGATCATGAAGGCCTACGACGTGGCCTTCTCCCTGGGCGACGGACTCCGCCCCGGCAGCACCGCCGACGCCAACGACGAGGCCCAGTTCGGCGAACTGGAGACCCTCGGCGAGCTCACCAAGATCGCCTGGAAGCACGACGTGCAGGTGATGATCGAGGGCCCCGGCCACGTGCCCATGCACCTCATCCAGGAGAACATGACCAAGCAACTGGAAGTCTGCGATGAGGCCCCCTTCTACACCCTGGGCCCCCTCACCACGGACATCGCGCCGGGCTACGACCACATCACCTCGGCCATCGGCGCCGCCATGATCGGCTGGTACGGCTGCGCCATGCTCTGCTACGTGACGCCCAAGGAGCACCTGGGCCTGCCCAACAAGAAGGACGTGAAGGACGGCGTCATCGCCTACAAGATCGCCGCCCATGCCGCGGACCTCGCCAAGGGCCACCCCGGCGCCCGTATCTGGGACGATGCCATGAGCAAGGCCCGCTTCGAGTTCCGCTGGGAGGACCAGTTCAACCTGGCCCTGGATCCCGACACGGCCCGGGAATTCCACGACGAGACGCTGCCTGCGGAGGGCGCCAAGTCCGCCCACTTCTGCTCCATGTGCGGCCCCCACTTCTGCTCCATGAAGATCTCGGACGATGTGCGGCAGTACGCCGAGAGCCATGGCTACAACGAGGAGGAGGCCCTGCAGAAGGGCATGGAGGAGATGGCGGAGACCTTCGTGCAGAAGGGCGCCGAAGTCTACCTCCAGGCCTGA
- the pfkA gene encoding 6-phosphofructokinase: MKIGVLTSGGDAPGMNAAIRAAVRQADALGHEAWGIHRGYQGLLEGDMAPLPSRACANILQRGGTMLQTARCPEFHEPATRAKAAGNLKAAGIEALVVIGGDGSFRAAEALQREHGVACAGIPGTIDNDLAGTERTLGFDTALNTAVEAIDRIRDTASSHGRLFLVEVMGRSSGMLAVHTALACGAEAVLYPESPDDSYEVLVSQLEASWLRGKRSSIVVVAEGDTVGRAMAVGERLKRDHPLDLRVVVLGHVQRGGSPSAMDRIWGSRWGAEAVRRLDRGESGFYLGEVGGALVAQPIAMVLEPQPVPPGDLGRLVATLAR, translated from the coding sequence ATGAAGATCGGTGTACTGACCTCCGGGGGGGACGCCCCCGGCATGAATGCGGCCATCCGGGCCGCGGTGCGCCAGGCCGATGCGCTGGGCCATGAGGCCTGGGGCATCCACCGGGGCTACCAGGGGCTGCTCGAGGGCGACATGGCCCCGCTGCCCAGCCGGGCCTGCGCCAACATCCTGCAGCGGGGCGGCACCATGCTGCAGACAGCCCGCTGTCCCGAATTCCACGAACCCGCCACCCGTGCCAAGGCCGCCGGGAATCTGAAGGCCGCGGGCATCGAGGCGCTCGTCGTCATCGGTGGCGACGGCAGCTTCCGGGCCGCGGAGGCCCTGCAGCGGGAGCACGGCGTGGCCTGCGCCGGGATACCGGGCACCATCGACAACGATCTGGCCGGGACGGAGCGGACCCTGGGTTTCGACACGGCCCTCAACACGGCCGTCGAGGCCATCGACCGCATCCGGGACACGGCCTCCAGCCATGGCCGCCTCTTCCTGGTCGAGGTCATGGGCCGGAGCTCGGGCATGCTGGCGGTCCATACCGCCCTGGCCTGCGGGGCCGAGGCCGTGCTCTATCCGGAGTCTCCGGATGACAGCTATGAAGTCCTGGTCTCCCAGCTGGAGGCCAGCTGGCTGCGCGGCAAGCGGAGCTCCATCGTGGTGGTGGCCGAAGGCGACACAGTCGGCCGGGCCATGGCCGTGGGCGAGCGCCTGAAGCGGGATCACCCCCTGGACCTCCGGGTGGTGGTGCTGGGCCACGTTCAGCGCGGGGGCAGCCCCTCGGCCATGGATCGCATCTGGGGCAGCCGCTGGGGCGCCGAGGCCGTGCGCCGCCTGGACCGTGGCGAGAGCGGCTTCTACCTCGGCGAAGTAGGTGGCGCCCTCGTGGCCCAGCCCATCGCCATGGTCCTGGAGCCCCAGCCGGTGCCTCCGGGCGATCTCGGCCGGCTGGTCGCGACCCTGGCGCGGTAG
- a CDS encoding mannose-1-phosphate guanylyltransferase — protein MVAVVMAGGRGTRFWPRSRNARPKQFLAIVGTETLLHQTVRRLDGHVSPERIFVVTTEDLAEETRRMLPELPPENVLVEPEGRNTAPCLALALVEIEKKFPDGVMAVLSADHWIGDRELFLEDLDLAVKHAAWERELVTFGIKPTYPETGYGYIESEGHGPVLKVRAFREKPPVEVAVQYLESGRHYWNAGMFVWTLADFREGLQKHAPEVLAPLDAWMKAGADPATLAAAYRQLPKLAIDVALMEKAETVAVVPTRFRWSDVGSWPAAIEFQDTDAEGNVSVGETLLLDTRNSAFFGGSRLIAASGVDDLIVVDAEDALLICRRDRAQTVKQIVERLKAEGREDLL, from the coding sequence TTGGTCGCGGTCGTTATGGCCGGTGGGCGGGGCACGCGGTTCTGGCCCCGCAGCCGCAACGCACGGCCCAAGCAGTTCCTGGCCATCGTGGGGACGGAGACCCTGCTGCACCAGACCGTGCGCCGCCTGGATGGCCACGTCAGCCCCGAGCGCATCTTCGTGGTCACCACGGAGGACCTGGCGGAGGAGACCCGGCGCATGCTGCCGGAGCTGCCCCCGGAAAACGTCCTCGTCGAGCCCGAGGGTCGCAACACCGCCCCCTGCCTGGCCCTGGCCCTGGTGGAGATCGAGAAGAAATTCCCGGACGGCGTCATGGCGGTGCTGTCGGCGGACCACTGGATCGGGGACCGGGAGCTCTTCCTGGAGGATCTCGACCTCGCCGTGAAGCACGCGGCCTGGGAGCGGGAGCTGGTCACCTTCGGCATCAAACCCACCTATCCCGAGACCGGCTACGGCTACATCGAATCCGAAGGCCACGGTCCCGTGCTGAAGGTACGGGCCTTCCGTGAGAAGCCGCCCGTCGAAGTGGCCGTGCAGTACCTCGAATCCGGCCGCCACTACTGGAATGCCGGGATGTTCGTCTGGACCCTGGCGGATTTCCGCGAAGGCCTGCAGAAGCACGCGCCGGAGGTGCTGGCGCCCCTCGACGCCTGGATGAAGGCCGGGGCCGATCCCGCCACCCTGGCTGCGGCCTATCGCCAGCTGCCCAAGCTGGCCATCGACGTGGCCCTGATGGAAAAGGCGGAGACGGTCGCCGTGGTGCCCACGCGCTTCCGCTGGTCCGACGTGGGCTCCTGGCCGGCGGCCATCGAATTCCAGGACACCGATGCCGAGGGCAACGTCAGCGTGGGCGAGACCCTGCTGCTCGACACCCGGAACAGCGCCTTCTTCGGCGGGAGCCGGCTCATCGCCGCCAGCGGCGTGGACGACCTCATCGTGGTGGATGCCGAGGATGCCCTCCTCATCTGCCGCCGGGACCGCGCCCAGACCGTCAAGCAGATCGTGGAGCGGCTCAAGGCCGAAGGCCGCGAGGATCTGCTTTAG
- a CDS encoding phosphomannose isomerase type II C-terminal cupin domain: MNKPETLHVDKPWGCFDQYALNTPCTVKILTCNPGQKLSLQRHSHRGELWVALDPGVVVDLDGEELRPAVGDEIWLPLGSTHRLRCDADAPHPVRVLEVSLGTFDEADIERLQDDYGRR; the protein is encoded by the coding sequence ATGAACAAACCTGAAACCCTCCACGTCGACAAGCCCTGGGGCTGCTTCGACCAGTACGCCCTGAACACGCCCTGCACCGTGAAGATCCTCACCTGCAATCCCGGCCAGAAGCTGAGTCTCCAGCGGCACAGCCACCGCGGTGAGTTGTGGGTGGCCCTGGATCCGGGCGTGGTGGTGGACCTGGATGGCGAGGAGCTGCGGCCCGCCGTCGGCGACGAGATCTGGCTGCCCCTGGGAAGCACCCACCGCCTGCGCTGTGACGCCGATGCACCTCACCCTGTGCGGGTGCTGGAGGTCAGCCTCGGCACCTTCGACGAGGCGGACATCGAGCGGCTGCAGGACGACTACGGGCGCCGCTGA
- a CDS encoding outer membrane lipoprotein-sorting protein, with protein MRILPPPTLLLFAALPALAQSGEEILARVDRLRHPWPVFTMELTLKAPGVSQQWKVSARENGDARLDGLSKKEKGRAVLLKGDQMWLLLPGTKRPVKVTPQQRMMGPAAGGDVARTRFREDYSVEALAEESLEGRDCWRLELAAKRPALSARKVLLWVAREGTLPLKAEFRLASGKVQRTALFGAPVQSHGQAVLSKMVIEEPSGARAELLFGNWGKGGVDAAAFELPDPDR; from the coding sequence ATGCGCATTCTTCCACCTCCGACGCTCCTGCTGTTCGCCGCCCTGCCGGCCCTGGCCCAGAGCGGCGAGGAGATCCTGGCCCGGGTGGACCGCCTGCGCCACCCCTGGCCCGTCTTCACCATGGAGCTCACCCTGAAGGCCCCCGGGGTGTCCCAGCAGTGGAAGGTGTCGGCCAGGGAGAATGGCGATGCCCGTCTGGACGGCCTCTCCAAGAAGGAGAAGGGGCGGGCGGTACTGCTCAAGGGCGACCAGATGTGGCTGCTGCTGCCCGGTACCAAGCGACCCGTGAAGGTCACGCCCCAGCAGCGCATGATGGGGCCGGCGGCGGGCGGGGACGTGGCCCGCACGCGCTTCCGCGAGGACTACAGCGTGGAGGCCCTGGCCGAGGAGAGCCTGGAGGGACGGGACTGCTGGCGGCTGGAGCTGGCGGCCAAACGCCCCGCGCTGAGCGCCCGCAAGGTGCTGCTCTGGGTGGCCAGGGAGGGGACTCTGCCCCTCAAGGCAGAGTTCCGTCTGGCCTCCGGGAAGGTGCAGCGGACCGCGCTGTTCGGGGCGCCGGTGCAGAGCCACGGACAGGCGGTGCTCTCGAAGATGGTGATCGAGGAGCCTTCCGGCGCCCGGGCCGAGCTGCTGTTCGGAAACTGGGGGAAGGGCGGCGTGGACGCGGCCGCCTTCGAGCTGCCGGATCCGGATCGGTGA
- a CDS encoding flagellar motor protein MotB, producing the protein MADQQQPEVKIKFVKKKGGHAAAHGGAWKVAYADLVTAMMAFFLLMWLLNSADKNTKAGIAGMFQDANFFNSERGKEILANHGKGILPGGRGMAPGPDGDGGTDTASETPGAAEEEKKVMEATAEAIEKAFQQDELLQAFQDQISMDFTDEGLRIQIQDKAAQVLFDSGSATLKSYTLSILKEIAKELGKLPNRVVIGGHTDSQQYSNKDRTNWELSAERANAARRVMEGAAGGLRPGQVRRVTGYADTIPIEGKDPKDPQNRRISIIVVSAANEAAESKHQKAQPRETDRKAAASPKPEPAKH; encoded by the coding sequence ATGGCTGATCAACAGCAACCCGAAGTCAAAATCAAGTTCGTCAAGAAGAAGGGTGGCCACGCCGCCGCCCATGGCGGGGCCTGGAAGGTGGCCTACGCCGATCTGGTGACCGCGATGATGGCCTTCTTCCTGCTGATGTGGCTGCTGAACAGCGCGGACAAGAACACCAAGGCCGGCATCGCCGGGATGTTCCAGGACGCCAACTTCTTCAACAGCGAGCGGGGCAAGGAGATCCTGGCCAACCACGGCAAGGGCATCCTGCCCGGTGGCCGGGGCATGGCCCCAGGCCCCGATGGCGACGGTGGCACCGACACGGCCTCGGAGACGCCTGGCGCTGCCGAGGAGGAGAAGAAGGTCATGGAGGCCACGGCTGAGGCCATCGAGAAGGCCTTCCAGCAGGACGAACTGCTCCAGGCCTTCCAGGACCAGATCAGCATGGATTTCACCGATGAGGGCCTGCGCATCCAGATCCAGGACAAGGCCGCGCAGGTGCTTTTCGATTCCGGCAGCGCCACCCTCAAGAGCTACACCCTGTCCATCCTCAAGGAGATCGCCAAGGAGCTGGGCAAGCTGCCCAACCGCGTGGTGATCGGCGGCCACACGGACAGCCAGCAGTACTCCAACAAGGACCGCACCAACTGGGAGCTGAGCGCCGAGCGCGCCAACGCCGCCCGGCGGGTGATGGAAGGCGCCGCCGGGGGACTCCGCCCGGGCCAGGTCCGCCGCGTCACCGGCTATGCCGACACCATCCCCATCGAGGGCAAGGATCCCAAGGATCCCCAGAACCGACGAATCTCCATCATCGTGGTCTCCGCCGCCAACGAGGCCGCCGAGTCCAAGCACCAGAAAGCCCAGCCCAGGGAGACGGACCGCAAGGCCGCCGCCAGCCCCAAACCGGAACCGGCCAAGCACTAG
- the motA gene encoding flagellar motor stator protein MotA has product MFFIIGLVVVFGAVIGGYLMEGGSIPTLLHPLPAEGLIIFGAGVGAFLAANPMNVIKRVAADVMKPLKGSPYTKAVYMEVLMMQYEVYVNIKKGGLLALEQDVNDPHNSAIFKKYETFTHNHHALDFFCDSMKLLINGSAKMDEIDMVMDAELDVHHAENAAPGAAMGALADAFPAFGIVACVMGVVITMGFLDQPPNIIGGKVGAALVGTFLGILLAYGVFQPLAKNIDAVNAVEAYYFNCIRSGLTSFGNGAAPITAVEFARRNIPSTERPGSGELEEVVRQIKPR; this is encoded by the coding sequence ATGTTTTTCATCATCGGCTTGGTGGTGGTCTTTGGCGCGGTCATCGGGGGCTACCTGATGGAGGGCGGCAGCATCCCCACGCTGCTGCATCCGCTGCCAGCAGAGGGCCTGATCATCTTCGGCGCGGGCGTGGGCGCCTTCCTGGCCGCCAACCCCATGAACGTCATCAAGCGGGTGGCGGCGGACGTCATGAAGCCCCTCAAGGGGAGCCCCTATACCAAGGCCGTGTACATGGAAGTCCTCATGATGCAGTACGAGGTCTACGTGAACATCAAGAAGGGTGGCCTCCTGGCCCTGGAGCAGGATGTCAACGACCCGCACAATTCGGCCATCTTCAAGAAATACGAGACCTTCACGCACAATCACCACGCCCTGGATTTCTTCTGCGACTCCATGAAGCTGCTCATCAACGGCAGCGCCAAGATGGACGAGATCGACATGGTCATGGACGCCGAGCTGGACGTCCACCACGCGGAGAATGCCGCCCCCGGTGCCGCCATGGGTGCCCTGGCCGACGCCTTCCCGGCCTTCGGCATCGTGGCCTGCGTCATGGGCGTGGTCATCACCATGGGTTTCCTGGACCAGCCGCCCAACATCATCGGCGGCAAGGTGGGCGCGGCCCTGGTGGGCACCTTCCTGGGCATCCTGCTGGCCTACGGCGTGTTCCAGCCCCTGGCCAAGAACATCGACGCCGTGAACGCCGTCGAGGCCTACTACTTCAACTGCATCCGGTCCGGCCTCACCAGCTTCGGCAATGGCGCCGCCCCCATCACCGCCGTGGAGTTCGCCCGGCGCAACATCCCCTCCACCGAACGGCCCGGTTCCGGCGAGTTGGAGGAAGTGGTGCGGCAGATCAAGCCGAGGTGA
- a CDS encoding deoxyhypusine synthase family protein has protein sequence MTATPALGPVGSYVKHHFRHFNAAALVDAAEGYRVYLAQGGKMMVTLAGAMSTAELGLSFAEMIRQDKVHLIVCTGANLEEDIFNLVAHDFYERVPHYRDLTPQDEAGLLSRHMNRVTDTCIPEMEAMRRMEKAMLEVWMAADAKGERYFPHEFFQQVLKSGKYEEYYQIDPKHSWMLAALEKGVPIVVPGWEDSTLGNMYAAAVIRGDVKNVHTVRTGIEYMTWLAKHYQEVTKTSTLGMFQIGGGIAGDFPICVVPMLHQDLELTEVPLWGYFCQISDSTTSYGSYSGAVPNEKITWGKLGIDTPKFIVESDATIVAPLIFAYLLGW, from the coding sequence ATGACCGCCACGCCGGCCCTGGGGCCCGTTGGAAGCTACGTGAAACACCATTTCCGGCACTTCAACGCCGCGGCCCTGGTGGACGCCGCCGAGGGGTACCGGGTCTACCTGGCGCAGGGCGGCAAGATGATGGTGACCCTGGCCGGGGCCATGAGCACCGCCGAGCTGGGTCTCTCCTTCGCCGAGATGATCCGCCAGGACAAGGTGCACCTCATCGTCTGCACCGGCGCCAACCTGGAAGAGGACATCTTCAACCTGGTGGCCCACGACTTCTATGAGCGGGTGCCCCACTACCGGGACCTCACCCCCCAGGACGAGGCGGGCCTCCTCAGCCGGCACATGAACCGGGTGACCGACACCTGCATCCCCGAGATGGAGGCCATGCGCCGCATGGAGAAGGCCATGCTCGAGGTCTGGATGGCCGCCGACGCCAAGGGCGAGCGCTACTTCCCCCACGAGTTCTTCCAGCAGGTGCTGAAGAGCGGGAAGTACGAGGAGTACTACCAGATCGACCCCAAGCACTCCTGGATGCTGGCGGCCCTCGAGAAGGGCGTGCCCATCGTGGTGCCGGGCTGGGAGGACAGCACCCTGGGCAACATGTACGCCGCCGCCGTCATCCGGGGCGACGTGAAGAACGTCCACACCGTGCGCACGGGCATCGAGTACATGACCTGGCTGGCGAAGCACTACCAGGAAGTCACCAAGACCTCGACCCTGGGCATGTTCCAGATCGGCGGCGGCATCGCCGGCGACTTCCCCATCTGCGTGGTGCCCATGCTGCACCAGGATCTCGAACTGACCGAAGTGCCGCTCTGGGGCTACTTCTGCCAGATCAGCGATTCGACCACCAGCTACGGCTCGTATTCGGGCGCCGTGCCCAACGAGAAGATCACCTGGGGCAAGCTGGGCATCGATACGCCCAAGTTCATCGTGGAAAGCGATGCCACCATCGTGGCCCCGCTGATCTTCGCCTACCTGCTGGGCTGGTAG